The Prosthecobacter debontii genomic sequence ATCACCGCTGGACGCGATGCCAATGTGAAGAGCTTCCAGGTGCAACTGGGTGCGTCCTTCAGCCGAAGCGAGAGCGTGAGCGACCTTGTCGGTCAGGGAGCCCGTAGCGACATGCTGAGCGTGTCTCTGCCGATCGGTGACCAGATCGTGGATCAGCGCACCCTGCAGCGTCACAAGGCCCCGCACGCCACCAGTGACCTGCTCTACAAGAACGCCCTGTATGGGAAATCCCGCAGCGTTTTCAGCGGCCTCATCATCGTGGATGAAGGTGCCCACTACACGGACGCTTACCAGACCTGCCGCAATCTCGTGAACAGCGATGAGGCCGAGGCCAACAGCCTCCCCGGTCTGGAGATCAATGCCGACCAAGTGAAGTGCAGCCACGGCAGCACCAGCGGGCCTATCAGCGACGAAGAGCTCTTCTATCTAAAGGCACGTGGCATCTCGGATCGTGAATCCCGCCGCCTGATCGTGGAAGGCTTCCTGGCCGATGTCATCGAGCGCTTTGGCAATAGTGAGGTGCTGGACAGTCTGGTCGCCCGCATCGACGATAAGCTTGAGCGCACGGTCTGAACTTTTGCTACTGAGTAAAACAGTGCACTAAGAGGAAGCGGAGACGTATCTCCGCCTCCTTTAATGGCGACAAAACGGCGCTGGTAGAAACGCCACCAAGAAGGCCCGCGGTCCTTCAGCATCGCACGGTCATGCGGGATCTTTAGTTGCAGGCAGGAGTGCCCGCACCACTTTGCGAGGACATGATCTCCCGAGTGCTGCCTTCATTTCATTTCCTGGGCTGGACAGCTTTGGTCGTGGGATTGGTGCTGCAATTCGGTATCAAAGATCGATATCCAGTCATCGATCTATTGTTTTATGCCATGCCCAAACCGTGTCTGTTGGCCCTCGCCGTCGCACTCTTAGTTTGGCCTAGATCTGGCCTGAAGGCCCGTGGATGGGCTGGTGTGTGCGCGGTAGGCCTCGGTGCCCTCTGGGTTCATGGATCATGGCGTGCAGAGTATCCGACACCCAGCCTCCCACGTGTGGAAGCGGAAGAAGTACACATCCTGTTCTGGAATCTATGTCGCCCTTCGGGCCTCGATCAAGAGATGGTGGATCTGATGAAGGAGTTTCAACCCCACTTCGCGGCTTTTGTCGAACCGGGTAGGATGAATCTGGAAGAGTTTCGCCATACTTATGAAGGGCTACTACCGGGATATCAGATGACCTGGATGCCTCGTGGCATTCTCTGGTTTTCACGCGTTCCTTATCGCTACCGAGCCCAGGGGAAGCTGGAGAGCATCGGCGCTTTTGCTCGTTTCGAGGTTCAAGGTCTAGGACCTGACTTCCCGGTCGTCGTGGCGGATGTTTATCCGCTTCCGTTTCGTTCGCGCGAGGGTCAATTGGCTGAAGTGCTCAACCATGCGCAAAGCCGCTCCGATGCCATCCTGATGGGTGACTTCAATACCCCCCTAGAATCTGTTTGGCTGAAGCCTTTTCGCGAAAACTACACGCATGCCCTGGAGGCCGCTGGCGAAGGATTCAAAGAAACATGGCCCCTTGGTCTGCCCTTGCTCAGTTTAGATCATCTTTGGTTAGGCCATGATTGGGAAGTCGTCGAGGCGCGCAAGGTCTGGCGTCTGCCCGCGAGCGATCACGCCGCCCTCTTAGTGACTCTGAAGCGAGTCCGAAACTAACACGCTTCAATCCAGCGTCCAGTCCACTTCGACCTGCTGCTCACGTCCGTTGCGGTCGTGATACTTCACGAAGCCATTCTTGGCACCGAACTCATGCACGCACTTGGTGACCTTGACGTCGAAGGCACAGTATTCAGCAATTTCAGCCATTTTTCCCTGCTGCCACCAGCGGATGGCTTCGAGTCCGTCAGCGGTCTTACCCGTGCCGAGACTGGCCGCCGCTACAGCTTCCAGTTTCAAACGATGGCCGAGCTTCTTTTCCAGGTCCACCAGGAGATCGAGGTCACGGACTTGGTCACGGAAATCGAAGATGGTGTGGCCCATCAGGACCTCGTAGTCGAAGCTCACATGATTGAAGCCCACGACGAGATCCGCACGGGTGAGCTGATGGATGAGATCACCCGCTTCTTCTTCCAGATAGATGCGGTATTCACCCAGCTTGGTGCTGTAGGTCACCCCCACGGAGATACCCATCTTATGCTTGTTTCCCCAACCGCCGACATCATTGGCGGTGCGGCGGGTTTCCAAGTCGAAATAAACGATGTCCCGCGCCATTGAGGTCAGAGACGATAGACGATACGCGCCTTGTCCATATCGTAAGGCGACATCTCAATCTTCACATTGTCACCGATGACGAGACGAATGAAGCGTTTGCGCATCTTGCCAGAGATGTGGGCCAGTACTTCGTGACCGTTCTTCAGCTTCACGCGAAACATGGTGCCCGCGAGCACAGCCGAGATGACCCCATCCAGCTCGATGGCTTCTTCCTTCTGTTTGAGGTCGTCTTCCGGCTCAGGCATGGGACGACGTGAAGGTGGGCCACCACGGCCCGACCCAGAACGGCGTGAACCGCCGCGGTTATTAGAGGAACGACGAGGAGGAGGCATAGAGAAACGCTAGACGGTCTCTTCGGAAACCGTGCCTTAGAGTGCTGCGCGAGCCCCGCATTGACAACCTCTAATTTCCCCAACGATGCATTGAGCTCGAAAAAGTGCTGGCGCGATCGTTCGGAAGCATTATATATCCCATCCACTGTTTTAAGATGGTGGTCGTAGCTCAATGGTAGAGCCCCAGATTGTGATTCTGGTTGTTGCGGGTTCGAGCCCCGTCGATCACCCCACCTTGACTGTTCACGTTGACAGTCACTCCAAAACAGGCGTTTTGACGGAAAGTTCCCTCTTCATGGAAACGCTCGATTCGATTTTCGGTTACACCTTTCGGGACCGCTCTCTCCTCACCATGGCTCTCACCCATGGCAGCGTGGGTTATGAGGCCCAACGCTCCCAGCCTGACAATCAGCGCCTTGAGTTCCTAGGGGATGCCGTGCTCCAACTCATGCTGTCCGAGTTTCTCTATGGCAGGCTGCCAACGGCAAACGAGGGAGAGCTGACCAAACTAAGGGCTCAGATCGTCTCCACCAAGGCTCTCGCTGCTTTAGGCCGTCAGATTGGCTTGGGCCGCTTTCTCATCATGGGTCGGGGAGAAGCTGCGAATGGGGGGCGAGATCGCGAAAGTTGCCTGGCCGATGCACTGGAGGCCATCGTGGGTGCTGTCTATTTGGACGGAGGCCTCATCGGTGCCCAGACGGTGACACAAAAGCTCTTCCTTCCCGAAGTGGAGCGGCTGCTCTCCAATCCCGGGAACCAGAATCCAAAAGGGCAACTTCAAGAGATCATTCAGGCCGTTGGATCCGCCCCACCACAATACGAGATTGTCAGTCAGTCAGGGCCCGACCACGCCAAGTCTTTTCTGGCTCAGGTGAAATGGATGGGCAGCGTTCTCGGTCAGGGAAGCGGCAGCAGTAAGAAGGAAGCCGAAGCCCAAGCCGCTATTTCAGCGCTCGGCGCTCAGAACTTGGGAGAGCGTCTGAATACTTTGGTTGAGCAGAATATTAAAACCACTGAAATTTCCAAAGCAAACTGTGAGCAACTTGGCGATAAGTCCGAGCAAGTCTGCGAGCAAACCTCATAAGTGAGAATTGTTCTTGAGCATCCACAGCTTTTTCGCAGTTTTGTGCGCAGTCTTGCCCCTCGTGGAACGGGCACAGATCAAAGGA encodes the following:
- a CDS encoding endonuclease/exonuclease/phosphatase family protein, translated to MISRVLPSFHFLGWTALVVGLVLQFGIKDRYPVIDLLFYAMPKPCLLALAVALLVWPRSGLKARGWAGVCAVGLGALWVHGSWRAEYPTPSLPRVEAEEVHILFWNLCRPSGLDQEMVDLMKEFQPHFAAFVEPGRMNLEEFRHTYEGLLPGYQMTWMPRGILWFSRVPYRYRAQGKLESIGAFARFEVQGLGPDFPVVVADVYPLPFRSREGQLAEVLNHAQSRSDAILMGDFNTPLESVWLKPFRENYTHALEAAGEGFKETWPLGLPLLSLDHLWLGHDWEVVEARKVWRLPASDHAALLVTLKRVRN
- a CDS encoding ribonuclease H-like domain-containing protein; translated protein: MARDIVYFDLETRRTANDVGGWGNKHKMGISVGVTYSTKLGEYRIYLEEEAGDLIHQLTRADLVVGFNHVSFDYEVLMGHTIFDFRDQVRDLDLLVDLEKKLGHRLKLEAVAAASLGTGKTADGLEAIRWWQQGKMAEIAEYCAFDVKVTKCVHEFGAKNGFVKYHDRNGREQQVEVDWTLD
- the infA gene encoding translation initiation factor IF-1; the encoded protein is MPEPEDDLKQKEEAIELDGVISAVLAGTMFRVKLKNGHEVLAHISGKMRKRFIRLVIGDNVKIEMSPYDMDKARIVYRL
- the rnc gene encoding ribonuclease III, producing METLDSIFGYTFRDRSLLTMALTHGSVGYEAQRSQPDNQRLEFLGDAVLQLMLSEFLYGRLPTANEGELTKLRAQIVSTKALAALGRQIGLGRFLIMGRGEAANGGRDRESCLADALEAIVGAVYLDGGLIGAQTVTQKLFLPEVERLLSNPGNQNPKGQLQEIIQAVGSAPPQYEIVSQSGPDHAKSFLAQVKWMGSVLGQGSGSSKKEAEAQAAISALGAQNLGERLNTLVEQNIKTTEISKANCEQLGDKSEQVCEQTS